From the Homo sapiens chromosome 1, GRCh38.p14 Primary Assembly genome, one window contains:
- the LOC124903828 gene encoding collagen alpha-5(IV) chain-like, with product MQEDGKHGTQSWVCPPFLGAGTQSWVCPPFLGAGTQSWVCPPFLGAGTQSWVCPTFLGAESAHPSWVLGPCSPDPHFPTLDLAHEVLGAWSLPGVSRRPAPLGRQHGRWEVGPGRLMLKPWCLQDALSAVGELHFPATRASRIAFTGAGGAPPRGHPGLHLPGLEPPRHAGIQDCIYRGWSRPATRASRIAFTGAGAAPPRGHPGLHLPGLEPPLPRGHPGLHLPGLEPPRHAGIQDCIYRGWSRPLPRGHPGLHLPGLELPLPCGHRGLHLPGLEPPPATWASRIAFTGAGTAPPRGHPGLHLPGLELPLPCGHRGLHLPGLEPPPATWASRIAFTGTAAAPPRGHPGLHLPGLEPPPAWSLAHPQVSHPGWGSCMAAFHRESVNC from the coding sequence ATGCAAGAGGATGGAAAGCATGGGACTCAAAGCTGGGTCTGCCCACCCTTCCTGGGTGCTGGGACTCAAAGCTGGGTCTGCCCACCCTTCCTGGGTGCTGGGACTCAAAGCTGGGTCTGCCCACCCTTCCTGGGTGCTGGGACTCAAAGCTGGGTCTGCCCAACCTTCCTGGGTGCTGAGTCTGCCCACCCTTCCTGGGTGCTGGGGCCCTGTTCCCCTGACCCTCATTTTCCCACCCTTGATCTGGCCCATGAGGTCCTGGGGGCCTGGAGTCTTCCTGGGGTCAGCAGGAGGCCTGCCCCACTGGGGCGGCAGCATGGACGCTGGGAAGTGGGACCTGGACGCTTGATGTTGAAACCGTGGTGCCTCCAGGATGCCCTGAGCGCCGTAGGAGAGCTCCACTTCCCAGCCACGCGGGCATCCAGGATTGCATTTACCGGGGCTGGAGGCGCCCCGCCACGCGGGCATCCAGGATTGCATTTACCGGGGCTGGAGCCGCCCCGCCACGCGGGCATCCAGGATTGCATTTACCGGGGCTGGAGCCGCCCCGCCACGCGGGCATCCAGGATTGCATTTACCGGGGCTGGAGCCGCCCCGCCACGCGGGCATCCAGGATTGCATTTACCGGGGCTGGAGCCGCCCCTGCCACGCGGGCATCCAGGATTGCATTTACCGGGGCTGGAGCCGCCCCGCCACGCGGGCATCCAGGATTGCATTTACCGGGGCTGGAGCCGCCCCCTGCCACGCGGGCATCCAGGATTGCATTTACCGGGGCTGGAGCTGCCCCTGCCATGCGGGCATCGAGGATTGCATTTACCGGGGCTGGAGCCGCCCCCTGCCACGTGGGCATCCAGGATTGCATTTACCGGGGCTGGAACCGCCCCGCCACGCGGACATCCAGGATTGCATTTACCGGGGCTGGAGCTGCCCCTGCCATGCGGGCATCGAGGATTGCATTTACCGGGGCTGGAGCCGCCCCCTGCCACGTGGGCATCCAGGATTGCATTTACCGGGACTGCAGCCGCCCCGCCACGCGGGCATCCAGGATTGCATTTACCGGGGCTGGAGCCGCCCCCTGCATGGAGCCTCGCACACCCTCAGGTTTCTCACCCCGGCTGGGGCAGCTGCATGGCCGCATTTCACAGGGAGAGTGTAAACTGCTGA